From the genome of Manduca sexta isolate Smith_Timp_Sample1 chromosome 14, JHU_Msex_v1.0, whole genome shotgun sequence, one region includes:
- the LOC115456033 gene encoding phosphatidylinositol 4,5-bisphosphate 5-phosphatase A isoform X1 has product MDNLKFYFVTWNVATRSPGQDLNALLDFPSQFNKNKPLPDFYAIGLQEVKSQPQNMLMDSLFTDAWTSTFNKILCRQGYIIAKSTRLQGILLLIYTQMKHVTHLRDIEAQYTKTGLGGMWGNKGAVSIRFNIYGCSVCIVNCHLTAHEHLLADRVNDYNTIIKQHVYHVNETSNILYHDYVFWIGDLNFRTDHPAGSSPSSEEIVATLQTVEKDKYANLLKHDQLLAVMETGEAFSEFSEAEIRFPPTYKFSIGGDEYDLKRKPSWTDRVLYKVVANNYENVTLRADLVSYNHVPHYTVSDHKPVIAQFNIKTRHGFILSVMAESPRAVKSPIRMRSAMIPPSVVEDSMQETEHAPVSAPFAFASDVVFDEIAEEASLEAFSNYTEKTVEFAPIRRIWYIGDADFRTQCTLSHDVVVNSNDWIGIYDANFHSLDDYIAYEYLAKVGLPEKPVATGEPRTITLSFPVGSGVRTPGFYRFIYFSQPNNDVRSVLGISEPFEVSSKEDRLVAIDNCDQPSSSTSPGRSKPTTATTDIFTDFTGLDVTKLSRHFSNDLSID; this is encoded by the exons ATGGATAATTTAAA GTTTTACTTTGTCACCTGGAATGTGGCGACACGATCGCCAGGGCAGGACCTCAATGCCCTGCTTGACTTCCCTTCTCAGTTCAACAAGAACAAACCTCTGCCGGACTTCTATGCCATTGG GCTACAGGAAGTAAAGTCGCAGCCACAGAATATGTTAATGGATTCGCTTTTCACCGACGCGTGGACGTCAACCTTTAACAAGATACTCTGCAGACAAGGGTATATCATTGCGAAGAGCACCAGGCTCCAAGGAATCTTACTACTCATCTACACTCAGATGAAACATGTTACGCATCTGAGGGACATTGAGGCACAGTACACGAAAACTGGATTAGGTGGGATGTGG GGCAACAAGGGCGCTGTCAGCATACGGTTTAACATCTACGGATGTTCCGTATGTATAGTGAATTGCCATTTGACAGCGCACGAGCATCTCCTAGCTGACCGCGTGAACGACTACAACACGATCATAAAACAACACGTGTACCATGTCAACGAGACATCAAACATACTCTATCACGA CTACGTATTTTGGATTGGGGATCTAAATTTCCGCACCGACCATCCAGCGGGCAGCAGTCCGTCGTCCGAAGAAATTGTGGCTACCTTGCAAACGGTAGAGAAGGACAAATATGCCAATTTGTTAAAGCATGATCAATTGCTAGCGGTAATGGAGACAGGGGAGGCGTTCTCGGAGTTCTCAGAGGCCGAGATACGATTCCCGCCTACGTACAAATTTTCTATTGGAGGAGACGAATATGATCTGAA GAGAAAACCATCATGGACCGACCGTGTTCTGTACAAAGTGGTCGCAAACAATTACGAGAACGTAACCCTGCGCGCTGATCTCGTGTCGTACAACCACGTGCCGCACTACACCGTCAGCGACCACAAGCCTGTCATCGcgcaatttaatattaag ACGCGCCATGGCTTCATTCTGTCAGTAATGGCGGAGTCGCCTAGAGCAGTTAAATCACCAATCAGGATGCGTTCAGCTATGATACCGCCTAGCGTTGTCGAGGACAGCATGCAAGAGACTGAGCATGCGCCGGTATCGGCTCCTTTCGCGTTCGCATCGGATGTTGTCTTCGATGAGATAGCTGAAGAAGCCAGTTTAGAG GCATTTTCCAACTACACGGAAAAGACAGTGGAATTCGCGCCGATCAGACGCATTTGGTACATCGGCGACGCGGACTTCAGGACGCAGTGCACGCTCTCGCACGACGTCGTGGTCAACTCTAACGATTGGATCGGTATTTATGAT GCTAACTTCCACAGCCTAGACGATTACATTGCCTACGAGTACTTAGCCAAAGTGGGTCTTCCGGAAAAGCCGGTGGCGACCGGTGAGCCGCGTACCATCACGCTGAGCTTCCCGGTCGGCAGCGGAGTGCGGACCCCCGGCTTCTACCGGTTCATATACTTCAGCCAGCCTAATAACGATGTTAGAAGTGTACTTG GTATATCTGAGCCATTTGAAGTTAGCAGCAAGGAGGACAGACTGGTGGCCATTGATAATTGCGATCAGCCGTCTAGCAGCACTTCACCCGGCCGGTCCAAGCCGACCACAGCCACTACAGACATCTTCACAGACTTCACCGGACTTGACGTCACAAAACTGTCGCGACACTTCTCGAACGACTTGAGCATCGACTGA
- the LOC115456033 gene encoding inositol polyphosphate 5-phosphatase K isoform X2 produces MDNLKFYFVTWNVATRSPGQDLNALLDFPSQFNKNKPLPDFYAIGLQEVKSQPQNMLMDSLFTDAWTSTFNKILCRQGYIIAKSTRLQGILLLIYTQMKHVTHLRDIEAQYTKTGLGGMWGNKGAVSIRFNIYGCSVCIVNCHLTAHEHLLADRVNDYNTIIKQHVYHVNETSNILYHDYVFWIGDLNFRTDHPAGSSPSSEEIVATLQTVEKDKYANLLKHDQLLAVMETGEAFSEFSEAEIRFPPTYKFSIGGDEYDLKRKPSWTDRVLYKVVANNYENVTLRADLVSYNHVPHYTVSDHKPVIAQFNIKAFSNYTEKTVEFAPIRRIWYIGDADFRTQCTLSHDVVVNSNDWIGIYDANFHSLDDYIAYEYLAKVGLPEKPVATGEPRTITLSFPVGSGVRTPGFYRFIYFSQPNNDVRSVLGISEPFEVSSKEDRLVAIDNCDQPSSSTSPGRSKPTTATTDIFTDFTGLDVTKLSRHFSNDLSID; encoded by the exons ATGGATAATTTAAA GTTTTACTTTGTCACCTGGAATGTGGCGACACGATCGCCAGGGCAGGACCTCAATGCCCTGCTTGACTTCCCTTCTCAGTTCAACAAGAACAAACCTCTGCCGGACTTCTATGCCATTGG GCTACAGGAAGTAAAGTCGCAGCCACAGAATATGTTAATGGATTCGCTTTTCACCGACGCGTGGACGTCAACCTTTAACAAGATACTCTGCAGACAAGGGTATATCATTGCGAAGAGCACCAGGCTCCAAGGAATCTTACTACTCATCTACACTCAGATGAAACATGTTACGCATCTGAGGGACATTGAGGCACAGTACACGAAAACTGGATTAGGTGGGATGTGG GGCAACAAGGGCGCTGTCAGCATACGGTTTAACATCTACGGATGTTCCGTATGTATAGTGAATTGCCATTTGACAGCGCACGAGCATCTCCTAGCTGACCGCGTGAACGACTACAACACGATCATAAAACAACACGTGTACCATGTCAACGAGACATCAAACATACTCTATCACGA CTACGTATTTTGGATTGGGGATCTAAATTTCCGCACCGACCATCCAGCGGGCAGCAGTCCGTCGTCCGAAGAAATTGTGGCTACCTTGCAAACGGTAGAGAAGGACAAATATGCCAATTTGTTAAAGCATGATCAATTGCTAGCGGTAATGGAGACAGGGGAGGCGTTCTCGGAGTTCTCAGAGGCCGAGATACGATTCCCGCCTACGTACAAATTTTCTATTGGAGGAGACGAATATGATCTGAA GAGAAAACCATCATGGACCGACCGTGTTCTGTACAAAGTGGTCGCAAACAATTACGAGAACGTAACCCTGCGCGCTGATCTCGTGTCGTACAACCACGTGCCGCACTACACCGTCAGCGACCACAAGCCTGTCATCGcgcaatttaatattaag GCATTTTCCAACTACACGGAAAAGACAGTGGAATTCGCGCCGATCAGACGCATTTGGTACATCGGCGACGCGGACTTCAGGACGCAGTGCACGCTCTCGCACGACGTCGTGGTCAACTCTAACGATTGGATCGGTATTTATGAT GCTAACTTCCACAGCCTAGACGATTACATTGCCTACGAGTACTTAGCCAAAGTGGGTCTTCCGGAAAAGCCGGTGGCGACCGGTGAGCCGCGTACCATCACGCTGAGCTTCCCGGTCGGCAGCGGAGTGCGGACCCCCGGCTTCTACCGGTTCATATACTTCAGCCAGCCTAATAACGATGTTAGAAGTGTACTTG GTATATCTGAGCCATTTGAAGTTAGCAGCAAGGAGGACAGACTGGTGGCCATTGATAATTGCGATCAGCCGTCTAGCAGCACTTCACCCGGCCGGTCCAAGCCGACCACAGCCACTACAGACATCTTCACAGACTTCACCGGACTTGACGTCACAAAACTGTCGCGACACTTCTCGAACGACTTGAGCATCGACTGA